One Acidobacteriota bacterium genomic region harbors:
- a CDS encoding type II secretion system F family protein — MPTFAFTGRTRAGETITGERTADTMDAAVAALRREQIMVTKIDAAKGKAASPAAEKKGGGSLNKGVAAKSLAIFTRQFSVMIDAGLPLVQCLEILGKQEPDKNFSAVILATREAVEGGASLADAMKKYPKTFDPLFTNMIAAGEAGGILDTILKRLAVFIEKNVKLKGEVKSAMTYPIAILIIAALVVAAILWKVIPTFAAMFEGLGAELPMPTRVVIAASNGIVAYGWLIVLVLAGLGYAIRQYYGTEAGRHTIDAILLKTPVLGDILRKVAVARFCRTLSTLLSSGVPILDGLDITARTSGNAIIEDAIQVTRTSIERGETIAQPLKDTRVFPSMVVQMISVGETTGALDTMLAKIADFYEEEVDSAVAGLLTLLEPIMMAVLGGVVGGIVIAMYMPIFSMISKLT; from the coding sequence ATGCCGACATTTGCCTTTACGGGCCGGACGCGGGCGGGGGAGACGATCACCGGCGAGCGGACCGCCGACACCATGGACGCGGCGGTCGCCGCGCTGCGCCGCGAGCAGATCATGGTGACGAAGATCGACGCCGCGAAAGGGAAGGCCGCGTCGCCGGCCGCCGAGAAGAAGGGCGGGGGCTCCCTCAACAAGGGGGTCGCCGCCAAGAGCCTCGCGATCTTCACGCGCCAGTTCTCCGTCATGATCGACGCCGGGCTGCCGCTCGTGCAGTGCCTCGAGATCCTCGGCAAGCAGGAGCCCGACAAGAACTTCTCGGCCGTCATCCTCGCGACGCGCGAGGCGGTGGAGGGGGGCGCCTCCCTCGCCGACGCGATGAAGAAGTACCCGAAGACGTTCGACCCGCTGTTCACCAACATGATCGCGGCGGGCGAGGCGGGCGGCATCCTCGACACCATCCTGAAGCGCCTCGCGGTGTTCATCGAGAAGAACGTCAAGCTGAAGGGCGAAGTGAAGTCCGCGATGACCTATCCCATCGCGATCCTGATCATCGCCGCGCTGGTCGTCGCCGCGATTCTCTGGAAGGTCATCCCGACGTTTGCCGCGATGTTCGAAGGGCTCGGCGCGGAGCTGCCGATGCCGACGCGGGTGGTCATCGCGGCCTCGAACGGGATCGTGGCCTACGGCTGGCTCATCGTGCTCGTGCTCGCCGGCCTCGGCTACGCGATCCGGCAGTACTACGGGACGGAGGCCGGGCGGCACACGATCGACGCGATCCTGCTGAAGACGCCCGTGCTGGGCGACATCCTGCGGAAGGTCGCGGTGGCGCGGTTCTGCCGCACCCTGTCGACGCTGCTCAGTTCGGGCGTGCCGATCCTCGACGGCCTGGACATCACGGCCAGGACGTCGGGCAACGCCATCATCGAGGACGCGATCCAGGTCACGCGGACCAGCATCGAGCGCGGCGAGACGATTGCCCAGCCGCTGAAGGACACCAGGGTGTTCCCGTCGATGGTGGTGCAGATGATCAGCGTCGGCGAGACGACGGGGGCGCTCGACACGATGCTGGCCAAGATCGCGGACTTCTACGAGGAGGAAGTGGACAGCGCGGTGGCGGGGCTCCTGACGCTGCTCGAGCCGATCATGATGGCGGTCCTCGGCGGCGTCGTGGGCGGCATCGTCATCGCGATGTACATGCCGATCTTCTCGATGATCAGCAAGCTGACGTAG
- a CDS encoding PAS domain-containing protein yields MATGLRRTLLWVITARAALITIVLGSAILVQVKAPGSVAVDPFFALIGLTYALTVVYAVTLAQAERHAWLVDLQFAVDAFVISSIVHLTGGITSYFSSLYVLPVIAASATQYIRGGITVAVFSALMFGGLVVSQYASPFGPIVPWSVDPEAILPPLRLALFTLGLNMFGFFAVAILGGYLAESARRADVRLKQASTRIADLEAFNAHVIESLTSGLLTMDARGRVMSFNRAAELISRIAAADAIGADAGELLQMPAEWRAALARGLDEGRLLRAEYGFETRDGRHIEVGASMAVLVGPGGPAGYLFTFQDVTDMKKREREARVQQRLAAVGEMAAGIAHEIRNPLASMSGSIQVLRDELTLSAEQEQLMDIVLRESERLNDTIKNFLAYARPQRTTLQRIDLRTLVDETAVLLRNSSEHREQHRIVVDVPPEEVPFLGDESQLRQVVWNLATNGLRAMPHGGTLTLSVASDPHDAAHVPMAVLRVRDEGIGIPPEEIDRVFQPFRGAFARGSGLGLSIVHRIVTDYAGRIDVASAPGAGTRVEVRLPGRGVEVVNV; encoded by the coding sequence ATGGCGACAGGACTCCGGCGCACGCTGCTCTGGGTGATCACGGCGCGGGCCGCGCTGATCACGATCGTGCTCGGGTCAGCGATCCTGGTGCAGGTGAAGGCGCCGGGGTCGGTCGCCGTCGATCCGTTCTTCGCGCTCATCGGCCTCACCTACGCCCTGACGGTCGTCTACGCCGTGACGCTCGCGCAGGCGGAGCGGCACGCGTGGCTCGTGGACCTGCAGTTTGCGGTCGACGCGTTCGTCATCTCGTCCATCGTCCACCTGACGGGCGGCATCACGAGCTACTTCTCGTCGCTCTACGTGCTGCCGGTCATCGCCGCGAGCGCGACGCAGTACATCCGCGGCGGGATCACGGTGGCGGTGTTCAGCGCGCTGATGTTCGGGGGGCTCGTCGTGTCGCAGTACGCGAGCCCGTTCGGCCCGATCGTGCCCTGGTCGGTGGACCCGGAGGCGATCCTGCCGCCGCTGCGCCTGGCGCTGTTCACGCTCGGGTTGAACATGTTCGGGTTCTTCGCGGTCGCGATCCTCGGCGGCTACCTGGCCGAGTCCGCGCGCCGCGCCGACGTGCGCCTCAAGCAGGCGTCCACCCGGATCGCCGACCTGGAGGCGTTCAACGCGCACGTCATCGAAAGCCTGACGAGCGGCCTGCTCACGATGGACGCGCGCGGCCGGGTCATGTCGTTCAACCGCGCGGCGGAGCTGATCAGCCGCATCGCGGCGGCCGACGCCATCGGCGCCGACGCGGGAGAGCTGCTGCAGATGCCGGCGGAGTGGCGCGCGGCGCTCGCGCGCGGCCTGGACGAGGGGCGCCTCCTGCGCGCCGAGTACGGGTTCGAGACGCGCGACGGCCGCCATATCGAGGTCGGCGCGAGCATGGCCGTGCTCGTCGGGCCCGGGGGCCCGGCAGGCTACCTGTTCACGTTCCAGGACGTGACGGACATGAAGAAGCGCGAGCGCGAGGCCCGCGTCCAGCAGCGGCTGGCCGCGGTGGGGGAGATGGCCGCCGGCATCGCGCACGAGATCCGCAACCCGCTCGCGTCGATGTCCGGCTCGATCCAGGTGCTGCGCGACGAGCTGACGCTCTCGGCCGAGCAGGAGCAGCTCATGGACATCGTGCTGCGCGAGTCGGAGCGCCTGAACGACACGATCAAGAACTTCCTCGCCTACGCGCGGCCGCAGCGCACCACGCTGCAGCGGATCGACCTGCGGACGCTCGTCGACGAGACGGCGGTCCTGCTCCGGAACTCGTCGGAACACCGCGAGCAGCACCGCATCGTCGTCGACGTGCCGCCCGAGGAGGTGCCGTTCCTCGGCGACGAGTCGCAGCTGCGGCAGGTGGTGTGGAACCTGGCGACCAACGGCCTGCGCGCGATGCCGCATGGCGGTACGCTCACCCTCTCGGTCGCCTCCGATCCGCACGACGCGGCGCACGTGCCGATGGCGGTCCTGCGGGTCCGCGACGAAGGCATCGGGATCCCGCCGGAGGAGATCGACCGCGTCTTCCAGCCGTTCCGCGGCGCGTTCGCCCGCGGCAGCGGGCTCGGCCTCTCCATCGTCCACCGCATCGTCACCGACTACGCCGGCCGGATCGACGTGGCCTCCGCCCCGGGCGCCGGGACGAGGGTCGAAGTGCGGCTGCCGGGGAGGGGGGTGGAGGTGGTGAATGTGTAG